The genome window AACTGATCAAGATGTAGAAAACAGCTACTTTGAATTCACTACTGTGTTTCAAGGGGTGGTTTGGGTGTAACAGAAAAATGATTGTGAATACGGGTCAGGGCATCTATTTCAGGGCTTTACTAGTGTTCACGTAAGTCACTTGACATAGAGGCCCACATGCACATGAGGTTTTAAGTGCTGTTCATCCAAAGACCTCTGAACCACCCATGTAAAGGGGGAAAAGCTTATAATATGAGAGGCGGGTTTCTAACAGAACTCTGCACTGACTTATGCTGCATGATTAATAAAAATTATCATCAGATAGGATATGCTTCATTACATTAAGATTTTATCTTCTTTTGAACAAAgtgtatacacatacacagtctCGCTCTCTTTCGCTTTCTTTAGATGGAAGAAATGCATCTTTTAACCTTTacataaatggatagttcacccagtcCTTTTCTCaccctcctgttgttccaaatccaaacgacttcctttcttccacagaatataaataaagaaacGTTACGAAAGGACGTTTAAGCTGTTCCCTTATATACAATGAAAGAAGATGGGGACTAggcactgtcaagctccaaaaggtaaaaagcagcataaaagtagtcaattcaactacattccaagtcttttgaagccatatgatagctttgtgtgagtaacagactGAAACTGACAGAGGTGGTCACCATTatctttaattgtatggaaaatagcagcTTGGATTTCTGGCTATTAACAACTCCTGTTGTTTTCAATGGATGAAAGTCCAATGGATTACGAAagacatgagggtgcgtaaattacAATTtcaggtgaactttccctttaaggatTTTAATACTGTCTCCCATTAACAGCTTAATACTGACAGGCAACACACCATTAAAAATAAACAGCAGTAATTTTTTGTAAAACTACATATTAAAGAAATAAAGCAACTCCACACTTAAATTCCAGtttgacaaataaacaaaattaacagAGTGATAAAAAACTTGGAAGTTCCAAAGAAAGTCTATGGAAGACAAATTTATTTCCCACTCGATCAGCTCCAGTATCGGCTGTGTTCAAAGTACATCTCTTAAATCAAGAGGCAAGCCGGCCTAAAATCCCACCAGGCGTTCATGCTACAGGGTGACACACCCCGGCACTGGACCTCCGATTATGATGCTCACATGATTCAGTTCCCAAAATCCCAAAGAGCTCAATAGGTTTAGTGTTATTCTTGGAGACAAGAGTGGGCTTTCCTTGGAGATGGAGGAGGTTGGTTTAGTGGAAGTAAACAGAAGTGCACAaactttagtttgtgtgttctgaGAACCTGCATAGTGTATTCAAGGCACTGAGGGTTTATTTAGGACAACCAGCaccacacacatgcacgcgcagacacacgcacacaaacacacacacagatatacatatacacatacttcTGGGAGCTTTGGTAAGGCAGCTGTTTCTAGATTTTACTCTTTTGGCATTAAAATGGTGCAGATTACCTTGCTTGTTttagatatacacacacatacattaataTCCTTAAATTGTTAATTCTCCCAAAAATGTCAACATttgatcatcatttactcaccctcatttcattctTGTGTTTATTGTGTGGAACACGCAAGgtacatttttttaagaatattctggccactcttgtccatatattgaaagtgaatgaggtCCAGGACTGTAAAGCTCCTGTCAAGCAAAAAAGCCccataaaatatcataaaagtgttCTGTGAAAAACGTTTTCTGAAACCATACAACAGTGAAATTTAAAGGaagaattcacccaaaaaataaattatctcatttactcaccctcatgccatcccagatatgtgtgactttttctgcagaacacaaacaaatattttttttttacataaaatctcAGCtccataggtccatacaatgcaagtgaatggtgaccagaactcaaaaagcacataacttCAGCATAAAgcaatccatatgattccagtggtttaatccatctcTTCTCAAGAAATtctatcagttttgggtgagaacaatccatctagcactctgcacatgtgtcaagcactaggaagtgtaattgagcttcagaagacatggattaaaccactggaatcatatggattgcTTTATGCTGAagttatatgctttttggagctttaaaaagttttggtcaccatccagttgtattttatggaccaaaagagcttagatatttttctaaaaacctttgtttgtgttctgcagaagaaagaaagtcataggcaaGTTGTTATTTGCTGTCGTGAGTTGAACTCGAGAACTGAATcagtctgattcatgaacaaatcattcagatCAGTCGATTCTGACTCACTGATCGCTTCCTCTTTCATGAATGCCCCAAGGAGAGCAAAGACATatataaagatacattttattttgttcctcACAGAAaaatattgtatgacttcagaggaattggaatatagcacacaagttgtatggatCACTATAAGGATAAACTCATTCACATTGATTATATGGAAGAGtagccatttttcttttttttaatcttttgtgTTTCcactaaagaaagtcatacaggtttggaaaaacatgggagggaaaggatgacagaattaaaatttttaggtgaactattccttttaataatAATGTCCTGTAATCCTGGTTTTGTTCTGGGGCTCTTTTCAGTACTCTCTGCCTCACACCACAAACTCTGGCTCTGCTTCTGTGGCCAGGAGCTCTGTGGTCAGATCCTCTCTGTCCAGATCCAGAGAGAAATACTTGCTGGTTCTCTTGATGGGAAATGCGTTCTGGTTATTCCGGATACCAGCACACTGCTCTGCAAGTCCCTGGTAGCCACAGCCGACAGTGTGCCCAAGGTCTGGCTCGCAGCCGAACGTATAACTGTGCGCAGTGTCCTGGCAAAGCTCTGCCCACTCCTGGCAGTTCCTCTGGAACAGGCGAACATCATCCAGTGATTGGCTGTGTCGATCTGTGGAGCTCTGGCCCTTCCTGCCCATCACCGtctaataaaacacaaaacaaaatggtATTCAGCACATATGAAACTACCAAACTGCATGAAACTACCAAACTGCATTAAACACGAAATCACAGACTACACTAGCTCTCAACTAACCCTAAATTCTCAGAGCGGTTAGCTGTACACTCACATGAATTCTCAGATGAGAAACGACAATGGTGTTGGGTGTAGGGTAAGGCTGCCCTAAACAAATACTGTTAAGAGGAAATGGGGTTACCAGCACTGTTAAAAGAGATTACAGGATTACTCAACAACAGAAGATATCGCTCAGAATACAGATTTGGTGTCTTCTAGCATTTCAGATGCTCTGTTTAAATGGTTATATCAcccaaaaaaaagacaaatccgtcatcatttactcaccctcaacttGTTCTAAATctatatgactttccttcttgagtggattaaaaaaaaggacttatctAGTAGAATGGCTCATttcaatataatgaaagtgaatggtgactacagATGTCCCTAGTCCCCATCCACTATCATAGTATGGAAAAGATCAGCTTGGActtactccttttgtgttccatggaagaaatatttgaacaacaagagggtgagtaaatgatgacaaaattcttATTTCTGGATAAACTATGGCTTGAACTTCAGTGGTTTAAACTTCAGAGTTAATTTAACAGCTGTAATGTGTTGGAAACCGtatatatgtgtaaatgtgtttgtgttctgtttgcgTATAGGTgcaaagtgtgtttgtgtatgtcacCTGGGGGAGACATTCAATGCTCTGGCCTCTCATTCTCACTACAGTCTCTGATGAGCTGGATGTGGAAGAACTGACTTCCTTCACCACTAACCCTGAAAAGCACagacatataaaacataaaatatacatcAAACAACTGAGAAGGTTAATAGAACTGAACCATAAACTGCCATGAAGGCCACACAAATCCACAACACATAAGTAGCCTTTCCTTTAACCTGGGCAGCTCTAACACTGCCTAATTTGACTGACAAATTGACGTGGAAAGGTGGTGCTGAAAGGTCACGGTGAATCATTCTATTTTTAATGTCGGTCTTTAGAGATTTCATGGCCGTGATCTTGAATTTATACACCGGTCAACAAAAGGTGATGTTGAAGCAAGGATAATTTGCGAAATTCTTTATTCTTGGCATTGCGGGGTTACCTGTAACAGGGTGAATGTTTCGAAAACTTGtctaggtcacatttcaccccaaaagtaaaagaaacaaaaaaggtaatTATACActactggccactttattaggtacacttgtACATTTACTTATTCATTCGATTATcggtcaatcatgtggcagcagtgcaatgtataaaatcatgcagatatgggtcaggagcttcagttaatgttcacataaaacaTCAGAGTGGGGaaaatgagtatttctgtaactgctaatttcctgggattttcacacacaacagtctttagtgAGTAAAGAGAATGGAGCAAAAAACAtttagtgagtggcagttctgtgggtgaaaacaggtcagaggagaatggccagactggtccaagctgacaggaaggtgacaatAGCCCAAAtaaacagtgctatgcagaaaagcatttctgaacacacaacacatcaaacattgaggcggataggctacagcagcagaaggcCCCTTCCggctactgtcagcttagaacaggaaactgaggctgcagtgggcacaggctcaccaaaactggacagtagacgattGGAAATACGTCGCCTGGTCTGACAAGtctggatttctgctgaagtacacaaatggtagtcccactgcagcctcagttttctgttcttggctgacagaaaacaacgaaataaaatatataggtattttatttcgttgtgtagtctcatgtggtcctatgttggtcctttgttgtttttatgtagcaccatggtcctggaggaacgttgtctcgttttgctgtgtactgtactaactgtatatggttgaaacgacaataaaaaccacttgacttgacttgacagaagtggaacccaacgtggtcatctgctgttgtagtccatctgcCTTaaagttcgacatgttgtgcattcggagatgctattctgctcactaaaactGTACATGGGTCTTATCacagttaccgtagcctttctgtcagattgaaccagtctggccattctccgttgacctctctcatcaacaaggcgttttcattcacagaactgccgctcactggttgtttttcacaccattctcaaAACAGGCTAGatactgttttgtgtgaaaatcccaagagttcagcagttacagaaatactcagaccagcccgtctggcaccaacaatcatgacacggTATAAATCaccgagatcacatttttccccctttctgattgttgatgtgaacattaactgaagctcctgacacatatctgaatgattttatacattacactgctgccacaggattggcttATCAGATAATCACACGAATAAGTAGAtgtgcaggtgtacctaataaagtggcaggTAAATGTATTtagaattatgaaaataaaagacCATTAAGAATGTTTGCAGTGGAGCATTACTTTCATGACAATATAGCATGTttctcccaaaaattttaattaacatacagtctctatgtttttAATATGTCTGTAACTCTCATTATACTCAAAGGtgattctcattacagtaatacAGATGGATTTACTACACTCAATGAACACTTTATTAgctacacctgtacacctacttattcatgcgattatctaatctgacaattgtgtggcagcagtgcaatgcatataatcatgcagatacaggtaaagagcttcagttaatgtttacataaattttttttatttaaatgagcaaAAATTCATAGCAGTACAAATACTACCATTAtggataaataatataattaaaatataaatattttctttacaATACAGTAATgataatgacttttttttttgtataaaataggcttaattttctccaagcaaaatataattttgatttaTAACCAGACTTTTGGGGTGAAATGAGAACCGGACATGTTCttaacaggttttgtgagattcagccGACTGCATGCATGTAACTGTATGGTTGCACATACCGGAGCAGCCGTTGTTGTGTGCTGACGTCAGCATGTCCTCTGTGATGTGGATACACAGCTCCTGATTGAGCTCTAAATCATCAAGATCTTCACAACTTTTTGGATCATCAACCAACATCTCAAtctctaaacaaacacaaacacacacagcaactcAATATTGACAGCTACAGCCTCAACTACTAAACAGACCAACAGATTTGACATGTACTGCAAGTACACCAGTACTGATGCTTGAGCAAATATCTGTTTGTACTGGTCTACATTTTGCCACTATAAGTGTCATTAAGATCAAGATAAGTGCAAGTAAGCTGTAATTAATGCTGCTATTCagtcatattttattatcaataCTATATTAGTAAAGTCATGAGAAGTTGAGTTATAGGTTTCCTGGGAAGACAGTTTATTGATCCATGTGCGAGTCCTACCGTCTTCATCCAGGCAGTGCTCCTTGCTGCTGCTCTCGATGCCAGATGTGCGTGTGCTTGCATGGCTTGTGTTGGAAGAAGAGTGTGTTCTCAGTGGTCGATGAGGTGCATTTGTAGGTGTTCTGAAACTGTCTGTGTCAATGCCGGATGTGTGAGAGCTGCCGTGACTTGTGGTGGAGTGCCGTGAAAATGGATTCGGTCGTGATGTGCTGCCCGCACTGCTGCCGCTGGCACGTGACCGCTGGTCCAAATGATCCATATCTGCCTCCAGAGCATCACTGATATACGACTCCCTGTACTGTTTCTTCTCTGAGAACACACAGtttaataatgcatatttataCTCAAGGtccttcttaaaggaatagttcaccaaaaaatgaaaattctctcatcatttacacaccctcatttgcagaacagaaattaagatttttagaagaacatctcagctctgcaaatgaattgtgaccaaaactttgaggctccaaaaagcacataaaggtaatccataagactccagtggtttaatccatgtcttctgaggtAATCCAATcgattttgtgtgagaacagatgAAAATATAACTATACATTGTCACTATAAATCATGACGGtttccttggtgatcatgatttcaagctcgattacacttcctagagtcATCTAGCGCtatgcacatgcgtcaagcactaggaagtgtaatcaagcttgaaatcatgatcgtgtctagagacagcaatggcaagatgtacagtgcaaaaaggagttacattttggtctgttctcacccaaaatcaattagatcACATCAGATGACATTGGCCACTggaattatttttatgctgcttatgtgctttttagagcttcaaagttttgatcaacattcacttgcattacatgGACCTACAGGGCTCAGATATTCTTAaagtctttatttgtgttctgcagaagaaaaaaagtcatacacatctggaatggcatgagggtgagtaaatgatgagaatttcatTATTAATTCTATAACACAAGTTACTGTTAAGtcacaaaacctgtcattcaccTGTCAAACATCTTGTGAATGGCAAATAACATTACATAAATGTCTGAATGCTGCTTCAGTTGTTGACCTAACAAAAGGTACCACCTTTATTAGTTAACACTTTTTCTTCAAGATACCTTCATTTTCCTCCAGACGTCGAACCTGTTTGAGCAAAGGTTGTAGGTTCATATAGAGTCGGTGGCTGTTGCTGAGCAGTTGCAGGAGGTGTCGTGAACGCAGAGGACAGCCAGTGTAGTAGATGAGCTTCCTGGCTGATGGCAAACCATCAGGAAGAATCTCAAACTTCTTCCCCTGTGGAAAGGAAACTGGTGAATGTTTCAGATTCAAGTACATTAATAGCATGCAGTGCAAGTAATACTGGAAATTAGTTATTCTATAAGCCaattcaacatgaaattaaaCTTGGCCAGATTTAATTTCTTAACACATGTCCCTGGTCTTATTTTGAACATTTGTGAACAAATCAATAGCACATGTTATTCAAAAGAAAACAATTCAAGTaattgaaacaactttccttttcagtTGATACAACCAATtcctcatcttttttttttttttaagccccTCTCATCCAACTACCTGGTTTCCGTGTAATGCCCACTTGATATGCAATTTACCTACTTGGATACAAATTTAGTCCAGTCCTACATATTTTAAAACATCCTTTAACACTCAGATTCCGAAAGTAAATTGGGTTGCGAtcatgctgtttcatgttgattttaaaaggGAAATTCAAGTGTGAACAATTATCCTTCATATCGGGAACACCATCATATTAATTAGCAAGAATTGTTTTCAGGTGCTTGACGCAGATTTAACAATTCAACAATAATCAAAACACACTGATCTACATTATATCTACATactaatacatactgtatatatgctgAATATTTATGGCACTAAAGCGATTTAATTAGTAAAGTACTGTAATACTCACCACAAACACCAGTTTTCCCACATTAGTCCAGGGGAAATCATACAAGAGCTGCCTGACAGTTCCCACAttctgaacaaacaaacaaaaactcatTACATCATAGAAACACACAATATATAAAGCTCTAAAGATGAAAAGTATTATATACAATTGTATGCATAACCTCACACAGTACAAAAAAATACCTGAAAAATCTGAATTCCACGTAAAGTGAGTCCCAGAGTTAATGAGGCCTCCAACTCTTTTTTATCCTGACAAAAGGAAATTTCACATTATGACCAAAATCTGTCGGAGCACTCATTCACATAAACATACTGCAATAGTCCTACTCTGACCTTGTAAAGACGGTAATAATGAACAGACACGTCATCCAAGAGGGCCGCTTCCTTGATGTACTTCAGATGGGCCTCTGATGCTGTAAGGGCAAACTGCTCTTTGTGCATGTTTGGAATATGACGGAGAATATAGTCACATCCTCTCTTAGCAATCACCTAGAaaagatagaataataataataataataacaataataataataataataaagcgaGGGTTCTAacacattgttttattttgtaattcatttaatttgtgattactggataagaatTTATAAAAGTCACTTTATAAAGACTGCATTCACAAACAGGTTTCCACTTTCTgaccaatacattttcatgacttttgcaAAGGATGAGGATTTTTATAGGAATATTCCAGcttcaagacaagttaagctcaatcgacagcaatttCAACTcttccctacttttctttaaaaaaaagcacacaaaaaaaaaaatgaggttacagtgaggcacagcaggaagtaaatggggccaatttttggagggtttaaaaaaggtagaaatgtgaagcttacatttttataaaagcacttcaaatAATTCTTGTGTTAAAACGTATGcattacttgagctgtaaagttgcttacaTAGTTGTTGTTTTGGCCGTTTTAGGGATTTAGGGTTTACGGCATAaggtcatcatggcaacaaagtaaaacaaattggatataactttatacagaaaaggttagtaagcgatttcatCACACACAAATCATGAAAACGCATATTGTatgcatcttgtggctatacttttgaagagCGTTTTAGTGTTTacgtattggccccattcacttccacagagcacaacagtctggttcaggaagtaaaaatcctattcatttatcccatagactAACTGATTATCAACAATTACTTCTAAATCTgttaagacagacctaccgtgagctacgaggttgttcaCTGATGGTAtctgcttccgttgaagccatccgtTGTTTATAAATAGTCTTTAATAACAGAATTGTTGTTGAACAACTTCATTACCCATGGCACGGCACAAAAAGATACACCAAATCACAGAACCGCGGCCAACGAAACCCTGGAAACGTGACTGAGTGACCACATgctcccatgacacactgtgaatgccGTAATCGAGTTGGtccccttcacccttaaactacttaacAAATATGGTATTtgtacatatcagaatatttggcaataaacttaaaatgtattgtttctatacttttaaACAACAAGGTAAAATCAATAGTTCTATATATTCCCatagttttttattcaataaCATCATTCGCAAAGCTTCATGTGATTGTAGTTTATTCCCTCATGAAAAGACAGcaagtacacagccttgtacctttgtctttatgtccgattttcaaatacttttttgcctcatAACAAATGTGTGatttacctcagagctggttggtttggttcatgacatGACTTTATGAAGGCTTTTATTAAAAGTCTattgaagaaatgaatggggaaaatacttccggaaacaagatggctgaaaaagtggacagGCACGGTTGCACTCTattctaagtgcctcacttttaagaaaaggagtgacgagttgaaaataaatgtatgtggtaatcaatattaccacatgctgtcaattgagcttaacttttattgaatccagaatattcctttaaatattattCAAAAGAGACTGCACTTAAAGTGCAGTTTCTAGacaattaaattgttttaattggcataacttgaaaaaatatatttataatttacatgACATCTCACAGTGCAGTCAGGACAATCTATAATCTGCCAGAATAGTACTGCTCAGTTAGTTCTGACCACACAACATCCAGCAGCAAAGGACATCTCACCCCGATGTGTTTCCAGATGACAGCTCTGAACAATATTTTACTTCAATCCGCTACATGTACTGATGTATAGCAAGGGTCTGTTAAATGTTGCTGGAATATTCAGGGACAGCACAGCCCATAAACCAAACACAGTGGGCAGTAGAGGTGCACACAAGTTTTACAAGCTTGATCAACATAATGATTAATGTGGGAGCAGTTTAATGGGAAAGGCGGTGCAGACTCACCCAGGAGGGAAAGTAAGCTTCCGGCTGGAAATAGGCACCAAAATGTTTGTTCCGTTTGAAGTTTCCCAGGTCAGCCTGCAGAGCAAATGCTGCCATCAGGAAATAGGCCTCCTCTCTTTGGATACACTGAGACTGCAGTACCTGCTTCCTCAAGTGCCAATAGTAATAATACCGTGCCACACGATCACTAAAATAGAGACAGAAATAGACAAACACACAGTGTGCacgtgttagagagagagagagagagagagcacatatTCATTTTTCTGCATCTCTGATCTCTTTACcttgtgaatatatgtgtgtgtatctcaCCTGATAAGTCTACCATTCTCCACATAATACTGTGCTCTGAAGTGAACTATCATCGGAGGTCCAAACTGGTCAATTCCCTGCAGTTGACACATAGACATATCCAGTTTGTGGGAAATATCTGACAAATGCTTTGGAAGAAAATCAAGCTCTGTTTGCGTGATACCTTGCTGGCCTCCCGTTTCCACTCTTTTGGACAATATTTTGACAGTTTCTGTCCCAGTTCCATGTATATGTGTTCATTGTCTAGGAGAAAAAGCATAATTaaaacacactgacacaaacaaaaactaaTGCATTTCGTTCATgtgaaatacatattttatatacgTATATATTCACTGATTGTGACAGGAGGGTGTGGAGTGAAATGAGAAAACTAGTAGTGCTACATCTGTAAGAAATTGGTTGCCTGGGACAacggtcaattatacagtttaacagtcattataaacaaatatttgactgcagaatgccactattgaccaatcagaatcaagtgaCATAAAGAGCCATGTAAAGTAGGTTATGATGTTTTTTAAAAGACAAGGCAAAAACAATTATATGGTGGTTTTAGGTCATTTGAGTGTGGCAGATTGTGTGTATGACAGTGTGTCTTACTCTGAATAACACTGAGGCCGAACAGGTGACAGTCCTTCAACCTAAGCAAATCACAGACCTGCACCAACAACTCCTGACACACGGTCTTAACCTGAAAGAGAGGAACAGAGTAAATGATAGTGCATATATTAGAGACAAAGTGAGAAGCAGGGAGTGTGTGAAATTGCATGAAATTGTTCTACTTACACTGACAATGACGTTGAGCGTTTCATCATTTgggaggaacacacacacacaccggcggTCCTGCATCATCTTGTTATTGTGGAAAGTCAGTTTGCTCATGTTTGAGAGGCTGCAGCCTGTAGATTTCTGCCCCTAACTGGAGCTCTGCCCCTGAGCACCTCCCACTTACGATGGGTTCAGAtaacgcagacacacacacataaacaaactgaATCTCATTCACAACCAACAGCTTCTACTGGATCAACATACACTCACACCAGCCTCACTGCCAGACtctgaaaaagagagaaacaaaagataaataaaattaaactatgATCAACAGACTGTACAATTATAACAATGGAAAGCATCTGGTAAATGACAAATATGCATTAAATTTTTGAAAACGCAATAGCAAGAAATGTCCGGGATGTCTCAAAAAGAACCAAGACAACATATCAGATACACACACTGGCAGGCTCTATGAATATTTCAAAATGGTCCTTGTTATGATtca of Xyrauchen texanus isolate HMW12.3.18 chromosome 20, RBS_HiC_50CHRs, whole genome shotgun sequence contains these proteins:
- the LOC127661062 gene encoding FERM domain-containing protein 6-like isoform X2, with translation MSKLTFHNNKMMQDRRCVCVFLPNDETLNVIVSVKTVCQELLVQVCDLLRLKDCHLFGLSVIQNNEHIYMELGQKLSKYCPKEWKREASKGIDQFGPPMIVHFRAQYYVENGRLISDRVARYYYYWHLRKQVLQSQCIQREEAYFLMAAFALQADLGNFKRNKHFGAYFQPEAYFPSWVIAKRGCDYILRHIPNMHKEQFALTASEAHLKYIKEAALLDDVSVHYYRLYKDKKELEASLTLGLTLRGIQIFQNVGTVRQLLYDFPWTNVGKLVFVGKKFEILPDGLPSARKLIYYTGCPLRSRHLLQLLSNSHRLYMNLQPLLKQVRRLEENEEKKQYRESYISDALEADMDHLDQRSRASGSSAGSTSRPNPFSRHSTTSHGSSHTSGIDTDSFRTPTNAPHRPLRTHSSSNTSHASTRTSGIESSSKEHCLDEDEIEMLVDDPKSCEDLDDLELNQELCIHITEDMLTSAHNNGCSGLVVKEVSSSTSSSSETVVRMRGQSIECLPQYLFRAALPYTQHHCRFSSENSYGDGQEGPELHRSTQPITG
- the LOC127661062 gene encoding FERM domain-containing protein 6-like isoform X1 produces the protein MSKLTFHNNKMMQDRRCVCVFLPNDETLNVIVSVKTVCQELLVQVCDLLRLKDCHLFGLSVIQNNEHIYMELGQKLSKYCPKEWKREASKGIDQFGPPMIVHFRAQYYVENGRLISDRVARYYYYWHLRKQVLQSQCIQREEAYFLMAAFALQADLGNFKRNKHFGAYFQPEAYFPSWVIAKRGCDYILRHIPNMHKEQFALTASEAHLKYIKEAALLDDVSVHYYRLYKDKKELEASLTLGLTLRGIQIFQNVGTVRQLLYDFPWTNVGKLVFVGKKFEILPDGLPSARKLIYYTGCPLRSRHLLQLLSNSHRLYMNLQPLLKQVRRLEENEEKKQYRESYISDALEADMDHLDQRSRASGSSAGSTSRPNPFSRHSTTSHGSSHTSGIDTDSFRTPTNAPHRPLRTHSSSNTSHASTRTSGIESSSKEHCLDEDEIEMLVDDPKSCEDLDDLELNQELCIHITEDMLTSAHNNGCSGLVVKEVSSSTSSSSETVVRMRGQSIECLPQTVMGRKGQSSTDRHSQSLDDVRLFQRNCQEWAELCQDTAHSYTFGCEPDLGHTVGCGYQGLAEQCAGIRNNQNAFPIKRTSKYFSLDLDREDLTTELLATEAEPEFVV